A region from the Paludicola sp. MB14-C6 genome encodes:
- a CDS encoding GH92 family glycosyl hydrolase — protein MSTKNKDYTSYVNTNIGTYGHLLSACSPAVQSPHGAVQIAPIFAPGVVDYYTSDKIYGFKAGSAIVMPTNQSTSMDFYENASGFDHDLEQAKPHYYQVWLEDSDITSSHTAYKNYGAFEFHFSDSTNAFVMLYVKSGTEYKINGNSIYVKGIGLQATCYTRFDFEAIESIEQTDTQTPQSYNPKILDNTLTFKIKLNTEKATVFFASSMISFDKCDETYTKSVSTKTFSDIQNTCKNEWNQLFSKIDVTGIDESNKTVFYTSFYRSMARMHNYSENGEYLGYDKLVHQDNGNEFYCDDGIWDTYRCAHPLQLLVEPKVHQDIVVSYLRMYEQSGWLPRFPYMNGNIPCMLGHHTVSLLADSLAKGIEFDVELAYEAAYKNATKRTMLPWKDGEADELTKCYYEKGFFPGLDENEQETFKGVHEFENRQAVAVTLEHAYDDWCLAQIANHLGKTEDTEYFLKRSKNYLNVFNKETGFVHPKMENGEFTKEYNPKLCGGQGGRKYFAENNAYIYNFNVQHDINGMVEMYGGKDKFIKKLDNLFIEQYEVPKYYFLKQFPDATGLIGQYCHGNEPSFHIPYLYNYVGQAYKTQKKIHDIVKLWYTDHPLGVCGDEDGGAMCSWFVFSAMGFYPVCPGSNEYAIGSPIFDTITINLDNGKTFTVKADGASQKCKYIQAATLNGKSLEKPFLMHEDIVNGGELVLTMGEKPNKELWA, from the coding sequence ATGAGTACAAAAAATAAGGATTATACAAGCTATGTCAACACAAATATAGGAACATATGGACATTTATTATCAGCTTGTTCTCCTGCTGTTCAATCACCACACGGCGCAGTGCAAATTGCCCCAATTTTTGCTCCGGGTGTAGTCGATTATTATACATCTGATAAAATTTATGGTTTTAAAGCTGGAAGTGCTATTGTTATGCCAACCAATCAATCTACCAGTATGGACTTTTATGAAAATGCAAGTGGTTTTGACCATGATTTAGAGCAAGCAAAACCTCATTATTATCAAGTATGGTTAGAAGATAGTGACATCACATCCTCTCATACTGCATATAAGAATTACGGTGCATTTGAGTTCCATTTTTCTGATTCTACAAATGCGTTTGTGATGCTCTATGTAAAAAGCGGAACAGAATATAAAATAAACGGCAATTCTATTTATGTCAAAGGAATTGGTCTTCAAGCAACTTGCTACACTCGTTTTGATTTTGAAGCAATTGAATCTATAGAACAAACAGATACGCAAACCCCGCAAAGCTATAACCCTAAAATATTGGATAATACATTGACTTTTAAAATAAAACTAAATACTGAAAAAGCAACTGTATTTTTTGCTTCTTCTATGATTAGCTTTGACAAATGCGATGAGACTTATACAAAATCTGTAAGCACTAAAACTTTTTCAGACATCCAAAATACTTGTAAAAACGAATGGAATCAATTGTTTTCAAAGATAGATGTAACAGGCATTGATGAAAGCAATAAAACAGTGTTCTACACTAGTTTTTATCGCAGCATGGCACGTATGCATAACTATAGTGAGAACGGAGAATATCTTGGTTATGATAAGCTCGTTCATCAAGATAACGGTAATGAATTTTATTGTGATGATGGCATTTGGGATACTTATCGCTGTGCACATCCATTGCAACTTCTTGTTGAGCCAAAAGTGCATCAAGATATCGTAGTATCTTATTTAAGAATGTATGAGCAGAGCGGATGGCTGCCTAGATTCCCATATATGAATGGAAATATTCCTTGTATGTTAGGGCATCATACTGTTTCGCTTCTTGCAGATTCTTTGGCAAAAGGAATTGAATTTGATGTAGAGTTAGCTTATGAAGCTGCATATAAAAATGCAACGAAACGCACGATGCTTCCTTGGAAAGATGGCGAAGCAGACGAATTAACAAAATGTTATTATGAAAAAGGATTTTTCCCAGGACTTGATGAAAATGAACAAGAAACCTTTAAGGGTGTACATGAATTCGAAAATCGTCAAGCAGTTGCCGTTACTTTGGAGCATGCTTATGATGATTGGTGTTTGGCTCAAATTGCAAATCATCTTGGTAAAACGGAAGATACAGAATATTTCTTAAAACGTTCTAAAAATTACTTAAATGTTTTTAATAAAGAAACAGGCTTTGTTCATCCTAAAATGGAAAACGGAGAATTCACTAAAGAATACAATCCAAAACTATGCGGCGGGCAAGGTGGTAGAAAGTATTTTGCAGAAAACAATGCATACATCTACAACTTTAACGTTCAGCATGATATTAACGGAATGGTTGAAATGTATGGTGGTAAAGATAAGTTTATTAAAAAGCTGGATAATTTATTTATTGAGCAATATGAAGTACCAAAATACTATTTCTTAAAACAATTTCCTGATGCTACGGGTTTAATCGGACAATATTGTCATGGTAACGAACCAAGCTTTCATATTCCGTATTTATATAATTATGTTGGTCAAGCATATAAAACACAAAAGAAAATCCATGATATCGTTAAATTATGGTATACCGATCATCCATTAGGCGTTTGCGGGGATGAAGATGGTGGAGCAATGTGTTCTTGGTTTGTATTCTCTGCTATGGGATTCTATCCGGTTTGCCCTGGAAGTAATGAATACGCTATTGGTAGCCCAATTTTTGATACTATTACAATCAATCTCGATAACGGAAAAACATTCACCGTAAAAGCAGATGGTGCATCCCAAAAATGCAAGTACATTCAAGCGGCAACCTTAAACGGAAAATCACTTGAAAAGCCGTTTTTAATGCACGAAGACATTGTAAATGGTGGAGAACTTGTATTAACTATGGGTGAAAAGCCAAACAAAGAGCTTTGGGCATAA
- a CDS encoding L-lactate permease: MGQIISLIMTLVPIVVIVLLLVVWKKPADITGTIGLLLVALVAIFFFNTSIEVVFRSTVAGLIKSFSVSLIVATSLLQMALMEKSGALKRVIIFIKTIASENKAVQIMMINIGFGTLMVAVGATPVSILPPILLAMGYTTYVAIALPSIGYDSLCTYALLGAPIVVFVDMVNNFLKTSGLLTAGAEITLSQVGHVFAYFLPLTSIMIGIAMLWITGKAEGVKKGILPCLVTGAVIGVISFFTSKFDNLVVLTGVLCGIGVILAMLIYLKVTGKKIIDKSILTEEELAYEKEYPLIKALAPWLLLIGIILILNIPQPVFDLLYRKLLFPIKGLTADGSPIYTRFLWNAYTWILVSTIISIFILRPKKEQLKDTFQTWIKRAPKPVYSAAIFFAIGEVMNMSGFDIATMSFQVDSMIKVLAEYSASAFQNIYGAVAAFIGMFGGFITGSEASTVAMFAKYAMSTAQTLNMNKVELIIVAAGLAFGGGLASVISPAKLQNAAASIDKLGEENKVIRIAFLFSFIFIVITAAFIMLLLKILPHIYSI, translated from the coding sequence ATGGGACAGATTATTTCACTTATTATGACATTAGTGCCTATTGTGGTCATTGTTTTATTATTGGTTGTTTGGAAAAAGCCAGCGGATATTACAGGAACAATAGGACTATTATTAGTTGCATTGGTTGCAATTTTCTTTTTTAACACTTCAATAGAAGTTGTGTTTCGCTCTACAGTTGCAGGATTGATTAAATCATTTTCGGTTTCGCTGATTGTTGCAACATCATTATTACAAATGGCTTTGATGGAAAAGAGTGGGGCATTAAAAAGAGTTATCATATTTATTAAGACAATAGCAAGCGAAAATAAAGCTGTTCAGATTATGATGATAAATATTGGATTTGGAACTTTAATGGTAGCAGTGGGAGCAACTCCGGTATCTATTTTGCCACCAATTTTACTGGCAATGGGTTATACTACATACGTTGCCATTGCTTTACCCTCAATAGGATATGATTCTTTATGTACTTATGCATTGTTAGGTGCTCCGATTGTTGTTTTTGTAGATATGGTTAATAACTTTTTGAAAACTTCAGGATTATTAACTGCCGGTGCAGAAATAACACTATCCCAAGTTGGTCATGTATTTGCTTATTTCTTACCGCTTACTTCAATCATGATTGGTATAGCAATGCTATGGATAACCGGAAAAGCGGAAGGAGTAAAAAAAGGTATTCTTCCGTGTTTGGTAACAGGTGCTGTGATTGGTGTAATATCATTCTTTACGAGTAAATTTGATAATCTTGTTGTGTTGACGGGTGTTCTATGTGGAATCGGAGTTATTCTTGCAATGCTGATTTATTTAAAGGTAACCGGAAAGAAAATTATTGATAAAAGTATTTTAACAGAAGAAGAATTGGCATATGAAAAAGAATATCCATTGATAAAGGCGTTAGCACCTTGGCTTTTGTTAATTGGGATTATCTTAATACTCAATATTCCTCAACCTGTTTTTGATTTATTATATCGAAAGCTATTATTTCCAATTAAAGGATTAACGGCAGATGGTTCACCAATTTATACACGATTTTTATGGAACGCATATACTTGGATATTGGTGAGTACAATCATTTCTATTTTTATACTTCGTCCGAAAAAAGAGCAGCTCAAAGATACGTTTCAAACATGGATCAAGCGTGCACCTAAACCGGTATATTCAGCTGCAATTTTCTTTGCAATCGGTGAAGTAATGAATATGTCTGGATTTGATATAGCAACAATGTCTTTTCAAGTGGATAGCATGATTAAAGTTTTGGCAGAATACTCTGCATCTGCTTTCCAAAACATATATGGTGCAGTTGCTGCATTTATAGGAATGTTCGGTGGATTTATTACGGGTAGCGAGGCGTCGACAGTAGCAATGTTTGCGAAATATGCAATGAGTACAGCTCAAACGCTTAATATGAATAAAGTTGAGCTTATTATTGTTGCAGCAGGCTTAGCCTTCGGCGGTGGCTTAGCAAGTGTTATTTCTCCTGCAAAACTGCAAAATGCTGCGGCATCTATCGATAAGTTAGGAGAAGAAAACAAAGTAATTCGAATTGCATTTTTGTTTTCGTTCATATTCATAGTCATAACCGCAGCGTTTATTATGTTGTTATTAAAGATACTTCCACATATTTATTCGATATAA
- a CDS encoding sensor histidine kinase, translated as MKTLKQSMLQPFLLLLIAIPCLVLILFNIIIRLYIFDNAKKEITNTMESINTMIKKEYKIEENLNNDQSTEKAFLPINYALKASNMMLNTEVYLYNQMGVLTYPKDKQNTFLTQELEIQIQNYIEDKNTTAIEHIKSNGNGYLILKDEIRKRNDKRPIHFVIVSSLDSLNQPIKTINSILFFVLILGILIGVLIANRVSNKISRSVTELIDITKVIGEGQVVSSSKKISISELSQLQNSMMRMSVKLWEYDKAQKNFWQNASHELRTPLMSIGGYAEGIESGILTDSKEAAHIIGVESTRLNKLVEELLTLSKIDNNLYENQLESQNIIHFVKECYPMLNGFALKNGKEITLTILNEELYCVVDENLFYKIVVNVASNCIRYAANSVSILVIQNEGKAMIRISDDGEGIDKDVLPHIFERFYKGKGGNFGLGLAIADAAVTFMGGTIKAYNGEKGAIFDICFPIIKL; from the coding sequence ATGAAAACGCTTAAACAAAGTATGTTACAGCCGTTTCTTCTTTTATTAATTGCAATTCCTTGTTTGGTGCTTATTTTATTCAACATTATCATACGATTATACATTTTTGATAATGCAAAAAAAGAAATTACAAATACAATGGAATCTATAAACACAATGATAAAAAAAGAATATAAAATTGAAGAAAATTTAAATAATGATCAAAGTACTGAAAAAGCTTTTTTGCCGATTAACTATGCATTAAAAGCATCCAATATGATGCTGAACACAGAAGTGTATTTATATAATCAAATGGGGGTGCTTACTTATCCCAAGGATAAGCAAAATACATTTTTAACACAAGAACTTGAAATTCAAATACAAAACTATATAGAAGATAAAAATACAACTGCGATTGAGCATATAAAATCCAATGGGAATGGATATCTGATATTAAAAGACGAAATAAGAAAACGTAATGATAAGAGGCCAATACATTTTGTTATTGTTTCCTCACTAGATAGCTTAAATCAACCAATTAAAACGATTAACTCCATTTTATTTTTTGTTTTGATATTGGGTATACTGATTGGAGTTTTAATTGCGAATCGAGTTTCCAATAAGATTTCAAGATCCGTAACAGAGCTTATTGATATAACAAAGGTAATTGGTGAGGGGCAAGTGGTATCAAGTAGTAAGAAAATATCAATTTCAGAATTATCTCAATTACAAAACAGTATGATGAGAATGTCTGTAAAGCTGTGGGAATACGATAAAGCGCAAAAGAATTTTTGGCAGAATGCTTCTCATGAATTACGTACACCGTTAATGTCAATCGGAGGCTATGCGGAAGGAATAGAATCGGGAATTCTTACCGATTCAAAAGAAGCCGCGCATATTATTGGAGTGGAATCCACAAGATTAAATAAATTGGTTGAAGAATTATTAACGTTATCAAAGATTGATAATAACTTATATGAAAATCAACTTGAGTCTCAAAATATTATTCATTTTGTAAAAGAATGTTATCCGATGTTGAATGGATTTGCGTTGAAAAACGGAAAAGAAATTACATTAACAATTCTAAATGAAGAATTATATTGCGTTGTTGATGAAAACTTGTTTTACAAAATAGTAGTGAATGTAGCATCGAATTGTATTCGTTATGCAGCAAATTCAGTATCAATTTTGGTAATTCAAAATGAAGGAAAAGCAATGATACGAATTTCGGATGATGGAGAGGGAATAGACAAAGACGTTTTACCACATATATTTGAGCGATTTTATAAAGGAAAAGGAGGTAATTTCGGGCTTGGCCTTGCAATTGCAGATGCTGCCGTTACTTTTATGGGAGGAACAATAAAAGCTTATAACGGTGAAAAAGGTGCTATATTTGATATTTGTTTTCCTATAATAAAGCTGTAA
- a CDS encoding response regulator transcription factor yields the protein MERLIYVADDEKNIRELIATFLKSEGFQVKTFENGDKLYSAFLDTHADMIVLDIMMPGTDGLSLCTKLRQVSNVPIIIVSARDSEIDRITGITLGSDDYLTKPFSPMELVARVKAMFRRLDFERKSTKDEKLVVGNVSINRLTRTVTVEDKEIELTPTEFALMVYLFENKEKAVSREELLENVWKLEYMIDTRATDDVIKRLRKKLSLQQANIAIESVWGYGFKLEERKNENA from the coding sequence ATGGAACGGTTAATCTATGTTGCAGATGATGAAAAAAATATTAGAGAGCTAATAGCAACTTTTTTAAAAAGCGAAGGCTTTCAAGTGAAAACATTTGAGAACGGAGATAAGTTGTATTCTGCGTTTTTAGATACTCATGCGGATATGATTGTATTGGATATTATGATGCCCGGAACGGATGGACTATCGCTTTGTACCAAGTTAAGACAAGTAAGCAATGTACCTATTATTATTGTTTCTGCAAGAGATAGCGAAATAGACCGCATAACAGGAATAACCCTTGGATCAGATGATTATTTAACAAAGCCGTTTTCTCCGATGGAGTTAGTTGCAAGAGTGAAAGCAATGTTTCGACGATTGGATTTTGAACGAAAATCAACAAAGGATGAAAAACTTGTAGTGGGCAATGTTTCAATTAATCGTTTAACTAGAACCGTAACAGTAGAAGATAAGGAAATAGAGCTAACCCCAACAGAGTTTGCACTTATGGTATATTTGTTTGAAAATAAAGAGAAAGCGGTTTCTCGAGAGGAACTTTTAGAAAATGTCTGGAAGTTAGAATATATGATTGATACACGTGCCACTGATGATGTAATAAAAAGGCTAAGGAAAAAATTAAGCTTACAACAAGCCAACATAGCAATTGAATCTGTTTGGGGATATGGATTTAAGTTAGAGGAGCGAAAAAATGAAAACGCTTAA
- a CDS encoding CCA tRNA nucleotidyltransferase has product MKFSLPQQVNKALTMLHQNGFEAFIVGGCVRDFVLQQEPKDFDITTNATPQQTLSVFHEYKTIETGIQHGTVTVIIQSIPLEITTYRVDGEYTDYRRPDCVAFTKNLQDDLARRDFTINAIAYNENSGIQDYYSGQEDIKRKIIRCVGIPQKRFEEDALRIMRALRFSAVLGFTIEDTTKKAMFEKKELLHNIAVERIAVEIIKLICGENAKAVLSEYLAILAEVIPELLSIKGFDQHNPHHIYDVLTHSFVALENVPPIAHLRLAALFHDIGKPMAYTLDENSIGHFYGHPKMSEHIAVGILRRFKFDNDTIHKVSVLVNYHDASIEATEKSIKRWLYQITPELFLDLLELKCADNLAQNPKYRNQISIYQEIKGIYHKIIEDQDCFSMKDLKVNGNDLIHIGITNGKEIGMIKGSLLNLVIDGQLNNDKAELLEKAKQLKSTLS; this is encoded by the coding sequence ATGAAATTTTCGTTGCCACAACAAGTAAATAAAGCACTCACGATGCTTCATCAAAATGGATTTGAAGCGTTTATTGTTGGTGGTTGCGTAAGAGATTTCGTGTTGCAGCAAGAACCGAAAGACTTTGATATTACAACAAATGCAACGCCACAGCAAACGTTATCGGTATTTCATGAATATAAGACGATTGAAACGGGCATTCAACATGGGACGGTAACAGTTATTATTCAATCGATACCCTTAGAGATTACAACCTATCGAGTTGATGGGGAATATACGGATTATCGAAGACCTGATTGTGTTGCTTTTACAAAAAATTTGCAAGACGATTTAGCACGTAGAGATTTTACAATCAATGCAATTGCTTATAATGAGAATAGCGGAATTCAAGATTATTATTCAGGACAAGAAGATATAAAAAGAAAAATAATTCGTTGTGTAGGCATACCTCAAAAACGGTTTGAAGAAGACGCATTACGCATTATGCGTGCACTTCGTTTTTCTGCTGTGCTTGGATTTACAATAGAAGATACTACGAAAAAAGCAATGTTTGAAAAAAAAGAATTGCTCCACAATATAGCAGTTGAACGTATAGCAGTTGAAATTATTAAGTTGATTTGTGGTGAAAATGCAAAAGCAGTTTTATCAGAGTATCTTGCCATTTTAGCTGAAGTAATTCCTGAGTTGTTGTCAATAAAAGGGTTTGACCAACATAATCCCCATCATATTTATGATGTATTAACACATTCTTTCGTTGCACTAGAAAATGTTCCTCCAATTGCTCATTTACGGTTAGCTGCTTTGTTTCATGATATTGGAAAGCCAATGGCATATACACTTGATGAAAATAGCATAGGCCATTTTTACGGTCATCCGAAAATGAGTGAACATATAGCGGTCGGTATTTTACGACGCTTTAAGTTTGATAATGATACGATTCACAAGGTGAGCGTACTTGTAAACTACCATGATGCATCAATTGAAGCAACAGAAAAATCAATCAAACGATGGCTATATCAAATTACACCAGAACTGTTTTTAGATTTACTGGAACTCAAATGTGCTGATAATCTTGCACAAAATCCAAAGTATCGAAATCAAATAAGCATTTATCAAGAAATCAAAGGAATTTATCATAAAATAATAGAAGATCAAGATTGCTTTTCAATGAAAGATTTAAAGGTAAATGGAAATGATTTAATTCATATTGGAATTACGAATGGAAAAGAAATCGGAATGATAAAAGGAAGCTTATTAAATTTGGTAATCGACGGGCAATTAAATAATGACAAAGCGGAACTGTTAGAAAAGGCAAAACAACTGAAAAGTACTTTGTCTTAA
- a CDS encoding DUF503 domain-containing protein, translating into MNIGLITAKLYAPWVHSLKEKRMIVNSICSRLKNKFNVSVCETAQQDVHQTIVIGIVFLASSKSLSDSIYENIQSFIESNTEAEIVEINLEMR; encoded by the coding sequence ATGAATATTGGACTGATTACAGCAAAACTATATGCACCATGGGTGCATTCATTAAAAGAAAAACGAATGATTGTGAATAGTATTTGCAGCAGACTAAAAAATAAGTTCAATGTATCTGTTTGTGAAACAGCGCAACAAGATGTTCATCAAACAATTGTAATCGGTATTGTATTTCTTGCATCGTCAAAATCCTTATCGGATAGCATATATGAAAACATACAATCCTTTATTGAAAGTAATACCGAAGCTGAAATTGTTGAGATAAACTTAGAAATGCGATAA
- a CDS encoding YwbE family protein: protein MDGKNRADIQIGSKVKIVLKVDQRTGKLTEGIVAKLLTKSSYHPHGIKVMLTDGQVGRVQ from the coding sequence ATGGATGGCAAAAATAGAGCTGATATTCAAATTGGAAGTAAAGTAAAAATTGTATTAAAAGTTGACCAAAGAACAGGAAAATTAACAGAAGGTATTGTTGCAAAGTTATTAACGAAAAGCAGCTATCACCCTCATGGAATCAAGGTTATGCTTACAGATGGACAAGTTGGAAGAGTACAATAA
- a CDS encoding zinc-ribbon domain containing protein, which translates to MYNDKTLICKDCGSEFEFTASEQEFYAEKGFTNEPQRCKSCRIARKNSNGNNRGERELFDATCADCGKTCKVPFQPRNDRPVYCSDCFANRR; encoded by the coding sequence ATGTACAACGACAAAACTTTAATTTGTAAAGACTGTGGTTCTGAATTTGAATTCACTGCATCTGAACAAGAATTTTATGCTGAAAAAGGCTTCACAAATGAACCTCAACGCTGTAAATCTTGCCGTATCGCTCGCAAAAACTCTAACGGTAACAACAGAGGCGAAAGAGAGTTATTTGATGCAACATGTGCTGATTGTGGAAAAACTTGCAAAGTTCCTTTCCAACCAAGAAACGACAGACCAGTTTACTGCAG